Proteins encoded in a region of the Pyrobaculum sp. 3827-6 genome:
- a CDS encoding PfkB family carbohydrate kinase produces the protein MSDYSKSGVDLGKLRQYHEIAKAYFKAGEVGVGHYANAVKLGDYYLSIHVDVVATKIPLALQTGIIEPVAQDCLAMNTNDLACVGSNPLIAVDYLALERPNDELVSRVMKGLKEAAERAEVLILGVKDVDEAYRKYRELGVKTLVYKMGSKGAVAVKEGEKVGVEAFNVVVEDPAGAGDAMAGTFVALYLKGYDIGRALKLASLSSALVVTVRSGNEIIPRLEKAERVLRELQGDPR, from the coding sequence GTGAGCGACTACTCGAAGTCCGGCGTCGACTTGGGCAAGCTCAGGCAGTACCACGAGATCGCCAAAGCTTATTTCAAGGCCGGAGAGGTCGGGGTTGGGCACTACGCGAACGCTGTCAAGCTCGGGGACTACTACCTCTCGATCCACGTCGACGTGGTTGCGACGAAGATCCCCCTGGCCCTACAGACGGGGATAATCGAGCCCGTGGCCCAGGACTGCCTCGCGATGAACACTAACGACCTGGCCTGCGTCGGCTCTAATCCATTAATCGCGGTCGACTACCTCGCCCTCGAGAGGCCCAACGACGAGCTCGTGTCGAGGGTCATGAAGGGGCTTAAGGAAGCCGCCGAGAGGGCCGAAGTCCTGATCCTGGGAGTGAAAGATGTGGACGAGGCCTATAGGAAATACAGGGAGCTGGGCGTTAAGACGCTCGTTTACAAAATGGGGTCGAAGGGAGCTGTGGCGGTGAAGGAGGGGGAGAAGGTCGGTGTGGAGGCATTCAACGTTGTCGTCGAGGATCCAGCGGGAGCGGGGGACGCCATGGCTGGGACGTTCGTCGCCCTTTACCTGAAGGGCTACGACATTGGGAGGGCTTTGAAGCTCGCCTCCCTCTCCTCAGCTTTAGTAGTAACCGTCAGGAGTGGCAACGAAATCATTCCGAGGCTCGAGAAGGCGGAGCGAGTACTGAGGGAGCTACAAGGAGATCCACGGTGA
- a CDS encoding FmdE family protein, with amino-acid sequence MGQKRIHEIPEWVFEFHGHRCPMMPLGYLAGKYALKLLGIEKEKDTNTYVFSETGDGHHQGCFDDGVQAATGCTYGKGNYKRLQYGKLAIIVYKPDKGAVRIRPKPEMLNEISKFEFFKYRKSEIPASQIPREVSDEVINYILSKDFEELFYYEFLKDFTYSPPKKTMTRIICDGCGEPTYENYIKIFNGKKLCPRCYEVK; translated from the coding sequence ATGGGACAGAAAAGAATCCACGAAATACCTGAATGGGTATTTGAATTTCATGGGCATAGATGTCCCATGATGCCATTAGGTTATTTAGCAGGCAAATATGCCTTGAAACTACTAGGAATAGAAAAGGAAAAAGATACGAATACTTACGTTTTCTCGGAAACTGGTGATGGGCATCATCAAGGATGTTTTGACGATGGAGTTCAGGCAGCAACTGGATGTACTTATGGTAAAGGAAATTACAAAAGACTTCAATACGGCAAGCTAGCTATAATTGTTTATAAACCAGATAAAGGAGCAGTTAGAATAAGACCTAAGCCAGAAATGCTTAATGAAATAAGCAAATTTGAATTTTTCAAATATAGAAAATCTGAAATACCTGCATCTCAAATTCCTAGAGAAGTTTCTGACGAGGTTATAAATTACATACTTTCAAAAGACTTTGAAGAATTATTCTATTATGAATTTCTCAAAGACTTTACATACAGTCCTCCAAAGAAGACAATGACAAGAATAATATGCGACGGCTGCGGAGAGCCAACGTATGAGAACTACATAAAAATCTTCAACGGTAAAAAGCTCTGTCCACGTTGTTATGAAGTGAAATAA
- a CDS encoding sulfite exporter TauE/SafE family protein gives MTWIISALFAVAGVGAANTLIPIYYSLGIPFSIAASAGLLLNVVSLSSATINNAKRGRILWKLGTIFLIPAVIMAPVGAFIGIHAPRKILLWIFVAFLGYTLYNLIRGRTKEETNKFSGNTKGYILGIIVGAIAGFLGGLLGVGGGMIILPVLALIEKDYKKVSATAGYIALFSSASGLTSYLFLLREISYELWLVILIGGILGGFSGSYLMNKMNTLYIKYTIISIITFVLIKILIGIL, from the coding sequence TTGACCTGGATAATTTCTGCGTTATTTGCAGTAGCGGGTGTAGGTGCAGCTAACACATTAATTCCTATATATTACTCCTTGGGTATACCATTTTCAATAGCAGCTTCTGCTGGGCTTTTATTAAATGTAGTTTCATTGTCTTCTGCCACGATAAACAATGCAAAAAGGGGTAGAATATTATGGAAGTTAGGAACTATCTTTCTCATACCTGCAGTTATAATGGCTCCTGTAGGAGCATTTATAGGAATTCATGCTCCAAGGAAAATATTGCTTTGGATATTCGTGGCATTCTTAGGATATACATTGTATAATTTGATAAGAGGAAGAACGAAAGAGGAAACAAACAAATTTTCTGGAAATACTAAAGGGTACATACTTGGTATAATAGTAGGAGCTATTGCTGGATTTCTTGGCGGTTTATTAGGCGTAGGAGGCGGAATGATAATTTTACCTGTTTTAGCTCTAATAGAAAAAGATTATAAGAAAGTTTCAGCTACTGCAGGCTATATAGCTTTATTTAGTTCTGCAAGTGGTCTTACTAGCTATCTGTTCTTATTACGAGAAATAAGTTATGAGCTATGGTTAGTAATATTAATAGGTGGAATTCTAGGAGGATTCAGCGGATCATATTTAATGAACAAGATGAATACTCTTTACATAAAATATACTATAATATCCATAATAACGTTCGTGCTAATAAAAATACTTATAGGAATCTTATAG
- a CDS encoding cytochrome c biogenesis CcdA family protein, whose amino-acid sequence MRQRNEELSSRVRRGYTKPYYGPYQVPILGTPTMLVGYDIGGKLYLKGLLLGGLPPQGFLEFLSLSGFTAPTETAEIQQSSTPVVTAAKGGVQPLLALPVAFAVGAASIFSPCVLPVLTVGAVAVAARRSLWKVLAGMVLSFSAFGVLVSALGQAASGFRVALEGAGGAVLLMLGLLLVVPPFERRFVVAMSGLQTKASKAARGAGDFALGLSLGAVWTPCIAPFMGLAAVSALVSGNFLDGFAIMLAYALGLAVALYAILKAISRWGRKAAVRSMGLSKWGRRLELIVGIASIALGILLLGEAAGLGLWSVVFGKLQSLI is encoded by the coding sequence ATGAGACAGAGAAATGAAGAACTGAGTAGTAGGGTTCGTAGGGGCTACACGAAGCCCTACTACGGCCCCTATCAAGTACCTATATTGGGAACCCCCACGATGTTGGTTGGCTACGACATAGGGGGCAAACTGTACCTCAAAGGCCTTCTTCTGGGCGGCCTTCCGCCGCAGGGCTTCCTGGAGTTCCTGAGCCTATCCGGCTTCACGGCCCCTACGGAGACCGCCGAGATCCAGCAATCGAGCACGCCGGTCGTAACAGCCGCCAAGGGCGGAGTACAGCCGTTGTTGGCTCTTCCGGTCGCCTTCGCGGTTGGGGCCGCCAGCATATTCTCCCCCTGCGTCCTCCCTGTCTTGACGGTTGGGGCTGTCGCCGTGGCCGCGCGCCGCAGCCTCTGGAAGGTCCTCGCCGGCATGGTCCTCTCGTTCAGCGCCTTCGGCGTCCTCGTATCGGCGTTGGGCCAGGCCGCATCGGGCTTTAGAGTTGCCCTGGAAGGCGCGGGAGGCGCCGTGTTGCTCATGTTGGGCCTTCTTCTGGTGGTTCCCCCGTTCGAGAGGAGGTTCGTGGTGGCTATGTCGGGCCTCCAGACCAAGGCCTCCAAGGCGGCTAGGGGGGCCGGCGACTTCGCGCTCGGCCTGTCGCTGGGGGCCGTCTGGACTCCGTGTATAGCGCCTTTCATGGGCCTAGCCGCGGTCTCGGCGCTTGTGTCCGGCAATTTCCTGGACGGCTTCGCCATAATGCTGGCGTATGCGCTGGGGCTCGCGGTCGCGCTCTACGCGATACTTAAGGCCATATCTAGGTGGGGCAGGAAGGCCGCGGTGAGGTCTATGGGCTTGAGCAAGTGGGGCAGGAGGCTCGAGCTCATCGTAGGGATCGCCTCCATAGCGTTGGGGATCCTCTTGCTGGGCGAGGCCGCCGGTCTAGGTCTGTGGAGCGTGGTTTTCGGGAAGTTGCAGAGCCTTATCTAG
- a CDS encoding thioredoxin family protein → MAEATPIGPAPAEVPHIEVDEETKEIIKETLSQMDSPVEVNFFHSNDCGGRETNWCVPTEELLDLLGQLAPPEKLIIKKYDVVKDRDVAAKFGVEPTRIPAVYFGDGFIKYWGAPLGEEVRAFIETIVRLSTKRTGLRARTKNELAALAEKAQKRVYVMTVVTPSCPYCPYAVLLANMFAYESKGKVVSIMVEAYENPDIADQYGVTGVPAVILMREGDPMGNMEFVGVPPEHELLARVKEYAGVQ, encoded by the coding sequence ATGGCCGAAGCAACGCCAATAGGACCCGCACCAGCCGAGGTGCCTCACATTGAGGTCGACGAGGAGACGAAGGAGATAATAAAGGAGACGTTATCCCAGATGGATTCCCCTGTCGAGGTCAATTTCTTCCACAGCAACGACTGCGGGGGGAGAGAGACCAACTGGTGCGTCCCCACCGAGGAGCTACTCGATCTATTGGGCCAGCTCGCCCCGCCCGAGAAGCTGATAATTAAAAAGTACGACGTGGTGAAGGACCGAGATGTCGCGGCTAAATTCGGAGTCGAGCCCACCAGGATACCCGCCGTATATTTCGGAGACGGCTTCATAAAGTACTGGGGGGCGCCCCTAGGCGAGGAGGTGAGGGCCTTTATAGAGACCATAGTGAGGCTCTCGACCAAACGTACAGGTTTAAGAGCTAGGACCAAGAACGAGCTGGCCGCGCTGGCCGAGAAGGCCCAGAAAAGGGTCTACGTGATGACCGTCGTTACGCCGTCCTGTCCCTACTGCCCATACGCCGTCCTGCTGGCCAACATGTTCGCCTACGAGAGCAAGGGGAAGGTCGTCTCGATAATGGTCGAGGCCTATGAAAACCCCGACATAGCGGACCAGTACGGAGTGACGGGCGTGCCCGCGGTCATACTCATGCGAGAGGGCGATCCCATGGGCAATATGGAGTTCGTGGGCGTCCCGCCCGAACACGAGCTGTTGGCACGCGTCAAGGAATACGCAGGCGTCCAGTAA
- a CDS encoding haloacid dehalogenase type II, producing the protein MGAVEFRSVRVLAFDVYGTLFDLGSLVEAARGVAPDPAGFVAMWRSKQLEYALLLSMMGRYERFRVVTERALRYVNRRLGLGLGEAEVQRLLEAWLRLRPHPDVPGALARLASRYTVVALTNGDVDMVDELLRGAGVRHHFAAILSAEEAGVFKPSPRVYGLVARLGVQLGEVALVSSNPWDAAGAANAGLKAVYVNRHGLPPEELDAAPHLVVRDLEELAAALLG; encoded by the coding sequence GTGGGGGCTGTGGAGTTTAGGTCGGTGAGGGTCTTGGCTTTCGACGTGTACGGCACGTTGTTTGACCTCGGGTCTCTTGTGGAGGCGGCGAGGGGCGTCGCGCCAGATCCGGCGGGGTTTGTGGCTATGTGGCGGTCGAAGCAGTTGGAGTACGCCCTCCTGCTCTCCATGATGGGTAGGTATGAGAGGTTTCGGGTGGTGACTGAGAGGGCGCTTAGGTACGTCAACAGGAGGCTGGGGCTTGGGCTGGGGGAGGCGGAGGTGCAGAGGCTACTCGAGGCGTGGCTTAGGCTCAGGCCCCACCCGGACGTGCCGGGGGCTCTGGCCAGGCTCGCGTCTCGCTACACCGTGGTGGCCTTGACTAATGGCGACGTGGATATGGTGGACGAGTTGCTGAGAGGCGCAGGCGTCCGCCACCACTTCGCCGCGATTCTCTCAGCTGAGGAGGCCGGCGTCTTTAAGCCGAGCCCGCGGGTGTACGGCCTCGTGGCGAGGCTCGGGGTTCAGCTGGGGGAGGTCGCCCTCGTCTCCTCCAACCCCTGGGACGCCGCGGGGGCCGCCAACGCGGGGCTCAAGGCGGTCTATGTAAATCGACACGGCCTGCCGCCCGAGGAGCTGGACGCGGCTCCCCACCTGGTGGTGAGGGATTTGGAGGAGCTCGCCGCGGCCCTTCTGGGCTGA
- the pstS gene encoding phosphate ABC transporter substrate-binding protein PstS: MNMDRKLVAVVAVAVLAVAAVGVWLMSSPQMAPSSTATSSATQTTATASQSATSTATSHPVLSGTVTGAGATFPLPQIQRWSTLFREYTGGKVVVNYQGVGSGAGQSKFLNREIDFAGSDIPLTPQNYEKLKGLVYQFPEIAGSIVVAYNVPEIAYSKTGKYLNLTAEVIAKIYMGEVKQWCDPSIKALNPALADKLPCRDIIAVHRSDGSGTTAYFTLWLAKAYEPWGDAVGWGLTVKWPVDQTGRGVGGQGNPGVASAVEKTEYSVGYIEYAYYALNKKKYDDIGGIAYIRNDNDGKWYLPLPEMVQMGLSAGLERYRQKYGAYPKPDEDWNAVIQELANPPRGYPLSALSFFIVWKDYSAAGYPDAAAKAQLVREFMRYVLTTGQQAVVEGYIALPQELAQIGLSAVSQIKP; this comes from the coding sequence ATGAATATGGATAGAAAACTCGTCGCCGTGGTTGCAGTCGCGGTGTTGGCTGTGGCGGCGGTGGGGGTGTGGCTGATGTCTAGTCCACAGATGGCCCCGAGCTCCACGGCAACGTCTTCCGCGACCCAGACCACGGCTACAGCTTCTCAGTCGGCTACTTCCACAGCTACGTCTCATCCTGTGCTTTCCGGCACCGTGACTGGCGCTGGCGCCACGTTCCCCCTGCCCCAGATACAGAGGTGGTCCACCTTGTTTAGGGAGTATACCGGCGGCAAGGTTGTTGTCAACTACCAAGGGGTGGGGTCCGGCGCCGGCCAGTCGAAGTTTCTGAACAGGGAGATTGACTTCGCCGGCTCCGACATACCGCTCACGCCGCAGAACTACGAGAAGCTGAAGGGCCTGGTCTACCAGTTTCCTGAAATTGCGGGCTCCATCGTGGTTGCGTACAACGTGCCGGAGATCGCCTACTCCAAGACTGGGAAGTACCTGAACCTAACGGCGGAGGTGATCGCTAAGATATACATGGGGGAGGTGAAGCAGTGGTGTGATCCGAGTATAAAGGCCCTGAATCCTGCGCTGGCGGATAAGTTGCCGTGTAGAGACATCATCGCGGTCCACCGTAGCGACGGCTCGGGTACCACGGCCTACTTCACCCTGTGGCTTGCCAAGGCCTACGAGCCGTGGGGCGACGCCGTGGGCTGGGGCTTGACTGTCAAGTGGCCTGTTGACCAGACGGGCCGCGGCGTAGGTGGCCAGGGCAACCCCGGCGTTGCGTCAGCTGTCGAGAAGACCGAGTACTCCGTTGGCTACATCGAGTACGCCTACTACGCACTTAACAAGAAGAAGTACGACGACATCGGAGGCATCGCCTACATAAGGAACGACAACGACGGCAAGTGGTATCTACCCCTGCCCGAGATGGTGCAGATGGGGCTCTCAGCCGGGCTGGAGAGGTATAGGCAGAAATACGGGGCGTACCCCAAGCCGGACGAGGACTGGAACGCAGTGATTCAGGAGCTGGCCAACCCGCCTAGAGGCTACCCCCTGTCGGCCCTGTCCTTCTTCATTGTCTGGAAGGACTACTCAGCCGCGGGGTACCCGGACGCCGCCGCCAAGGCCCAGCTGGTTAGGGAGTTCATGAGGTATGTGCTGACTACGGGTCAGCAGGCCGTCGTTGAGGGCTACATAGCTCTGCCCCAGGAGCTGGCTCAGATTGGCCTGAGCGCGGTCAGCCAAATCAAGCCTTAA
- the pstC gene encoding phosphate ABC transporter permease subunit PstC, producing the protein MLGLLLLLFLGFYAVSAAALIFLKFRWGMRVVGLAAVLILGSIAVMFAVYSAPALAKYGLSLFTTAEWDPGAERYGLLSAIVGTLISSAIAITVAMPLAVSAAVAINEFLPSRVRWVVASLLDLTAAMPTVIYGLWGRDVLGPALAAGLNALGRWLLGVEPVRAPLNLLTAGVLLAVMITPYAAAIIREGYVLIPRQIEEAIYAVGATRFEAVLIKLRYIKQYVAGGFFLALGRAMGETAAVAMVVGGNYVRLVLNPVDPGITISSLIALQFPNAANYLYMTPVLYAAALTLVLMGLVINGVALYLLYRWQV; encoded by the coding sequence ATGCTGGGGCTCTTATTGCTACTTTTTTTGGGATTCTACGCGGTGAGCGCGGCGGCCCTCATATTCCTCAAGTTTCGGTGGGGGATGAGGGTTGTGGGCCTGGCCGCGGTTTTGATTCTCGGCTCCATTGCGGTTATGTTCGCCGTATACTCAGCGCCTGCTCTGGCGAAGTACGGCCTCTCGCTGTTCACAACGGCGGAGTGGGATCCCGGCGCCGAGCGGTACGGCCTCCTCTCCGCCATAGTGGGAACGCTTATCTCGTCGGCGATCGCAATAACGGTGGCCATGCCCCTGGCCGTCAGCGCCGCCGTGGCCATAAACGAGTTTCTCCCCAGCCGGGTGAGGTGGGTCGTGGCCTCTCTTCTTGACCTCACTGCGGCTATGCCCACTGTGATATACGGGCTGTGGGGTAGGGATGTCCTGGGGCCGGCGCTCGCCGCCGGGCTGAATGCGCTGGGCCGCTGGCTCCTCGGCGTCGAGCCGGTGAGGGCCCCCCTCAACCTCTTGACGGCGGGGGTTCTTTTAGCAGTCATGATTACGCCGTACGCCGCGGCGATTATCAGAGAGGGGTACGTCCTCATCCCGAGGCAGATCGAGGAGGCGATATACGCCGTGGGGGCCACGCGGTTCGAGGCGGTGTTGATTAAGCTTAGATACATCAAGCAGTACGTGGCGGGGGGCTTCTTCCTCGCCTTGGGCCGCGCCATGGGGGAGACCGCCGCGGTGGCCATGGTTGTGGGGGGCAACTACGTAAGGCTGGTCCTCAACCCGGTTGACCCGGGCATCACCATCTCGTCTCTCATCGCTCTGCAGTTCCCCAACGCCGCCAACTACCTCTACATGACCCCGGTGCTGTACGCCGCCGCCTTGACGCTCGTCCTCATGGGCCTGGTCATAAACGGCGTCGCCCTCTACCTCCTGTACAGATGGCAGGTATGA